Proteins encoded in a region of the Vitis riparia cultivar Riparia Gloire de Montpellier isolate 1030 chromosome 7, EGFV_Vit.rip_1.0, whole genome shotgun sequence genome:
- the LOC117917612 gene encoding protein UPSTREAM OF FLC: MDIRARRSSRETSPDRAKVCLQPRVKPFRKVQVVYYLSRNGQLEHPHYMEVTHLANQQLRLKDVMERLTVLRGKGMPSLYSWSCKRSYKNGYVWNDLAENDIIYPAEGAEYVLKGSELIEGCTDKFQQLHVSNRVQHIPEPNFHPKRIPLPRRSRHREPVEVENMRDEEHDYQEEEEEEDEEKTSYTSSNTSRSRCSRGVSTDEIEATQKNSNPTELTLEDGSPPSTSSTVSDKANESNSNSKRFEDGDPVDSVFAEPVLSRNSVLLQLIACGSMVSGKPKNGTSLKRSSANIPVKNTNLHKGVLCKTAAKVAEEDMINYISENPRFGNLQSEEKEYFSGSIVESMTEDRVSIQPVLKKSSSYNEERSSKAGLGEAVEEVEEKKEKTVKGKCIPRKKFSGTSSKQSKK, translated from the exons ATGGACATTCGAGCGAGGAGATCAAGCAGAGAAACCAGTCCAGACAGGGCCAAAGTGTGTTTGCAGCCCCGAGTCAAACCCTTCAGGAAAGTTCAAGTTGTGTATTACCTCTCCAGAAATGGACAGCTTGAGCATCCCCACTATATGGAGGTCACCCACTTGGCCAATCAGCAGCTTCGTTTGAAAG ATGTGATGGAACGGCTCACTGTTCTCCGAGGTAAAGGCATGCCTTCTCTCTATTCCTGGTCTTGCAAAAG GAGCTACAAGAACGGGTATGTGTGGAATGACTTAGCAGAGAACGACATCATCTACCCGGCAGAAGGAGCTGAGTACGTACTAAAAGGCTCTGAACTGATTGAAGGCTGTACAG ACAAATTCCAGCAGCTTCATGTGAGCAACAGAGTGCAGCACATTCCGGAACCTAACTTCCACCCTAAACGCATTCCTCTCCCCCGGCGGAGCCGACACAGAGAGCCAGTAGAAGTGGAGAACATGAGAGATGAAGAGCACGATTAccaggaagaagaagaggaggaagatgAAGAGAAGACAAGCTACACCAGCTCCAACACCTCCCGCTCGCGCTGCTCAAGAGGAGTCTCTACCGACGAAATTGAAGCAACCCAGAAAAACTCCAACCCTACTGAGTTAACGCTAGAGGACGGGTCACCCCCATCCACATCCTCTACAGTCTCTGACAAAGCAAACGAGAGCAACTCCAATTCTAAACGATTTGAAGACGGCGACCCAGTTGACTCCGTCTTTGCTGAGCCAGTACTAAGTCGCAACTCGGTTCTGCTCCAGCTCATTGCATGCGGTAGCATGGTCTCTGGTAAACCGAAGAATGGTACGAGTCTGAAGCGAAGCTCAGCAAACATTCCTGTGAAGAACACCAATCTCCATAAAGGGGTTCTCTGCAAAACTGCAGCGAAGGTGGCGGAAGAAGACATGATCAATTACATTTCAGAGAACCCACGATTTGGAAACCTTCAATCGGAAGAGAAGGAGTACTTCAGTGGGAGTATCGTTGAATCCATGACCGAGGACCGAGTTTCCATCCAGCCAGTGCTCAAGAAATCATCTTCGTACAACGAAGAAAG GAGCTCCAAGGCTGGGTTGGGAGAAGCAGTGGAGGAGGtggaagagaagaaagagaagacaGTGAAAGGGAAATGCATTCCCAGAAAGAAATTTTCTGGTACTTCTTCGAAACAAAGCAAAAAATGA